The Campylobacter sp. MG1 genome includes the window CATTTTGAGCAACATCAATTAGCTTTCTTGTTAAGTGTCCTGCACTTGCGGTCTTAAGCGCTGTATCCGCAAGACCTTTTCTAGCTCCGTGAGTTGAGATAAAGTATTCAAGAACATTTAACCCTTCTCTAAAGTTTGAAGTAATTGGTGTTTCAATAATAGAACCATCAGGTTTAGCCATAAGACCACGCATAGCTGCTAGCTGTGAAATTTGAGCCGTTGAACCTCTAGCACCTGAATCAGCCATCATATAAATTGAGTTAAATCCTGCTTTATCGTTTTTCATTAGATTAATCATATTTTTTGATAATTCATTATTAGTATTTTTCCAAATATCAATAATTTTATTGTAACGCTCACTAGCAGTGATTAGACCTTGGTTAAATGAATTTTGAATTTCTCTTACTTTTGTTTTTGCATTTTCAATACTATCACCTTTTTCATCAGGAACAATAATATCAGCAATAGAAATTGAAATACCAGCCTTTGTAGCATATTCAAAACCTAAATTTTTAAGATTATCAAGGAAACTTGCACTAATTTCTAAGCCACCATTTTTATAAACATAATCAACTAATGCTCCGATATCTTTTTTCTTTAAAACCTTATTCCATAATTCTTCAGGAACAAAATCAGGTAAAATTGATTTGATAATCAAACGACCTGCAGTAGTTTTAATGCTTTTACCATTTACAACTGATTTTATACTTGCATGAATATCAAGTGAGCCTGTTTGCATAGCCATTAATACTTCATCAACACCCGTGCAAATCTTATTAGCACCTTTTGCATCTGTTTTTTCAAGCGATAGATAATAAATACCTAAAACCATATCTTGTGATGGAACTGTTATAGCCTTACCACTTGCAGGTAATAAAATATTCATTGAGCTTAGCATTAATATCTTACATTCTGCTATTGCTTCTTGGCTAAGTGGAACATGCACAGCCATTTGGTCGCCGTCAAAGTCAGCGTTAAATGCAGCACAAACTAAAGGGTGTAACTGAATAGCTTTACCTTCAACTAGCACCGGATGGAAAGCTTGAATTGAAAGCTTGTGTAGAGTTGGTGCACGGTTTAGCATTACAGGATGATCTTTTACTACTTCTTCTAAACATTCCCATACTTCGTTAGTCTTTTCGCCTATCATTTTATGAGCTTGTTTAACCGTAGTTGCATAACCTTTTTCTTCAAGTTTAGCTAATAAATGTGGTTTAAATAATTCTAAAGCCATTTGTTTAGGTAAACCACATTGATCCATTCTAAGTTTTGGGCCAACAACAATTACGCTACGACCTGAAAAGTCAACACGCTTTCCAAGTAGGTTTTGTCTAAAGCGTCCTTGCTTACCTTTGATGATTTCAGTAAGTGATTTTAGAGTTCTTTTGTTTGCACCTTTAGCTGCTCCTGTTTGTTTTCTAGCGTTATCAAACAATGAATCCACAGCTTCTTGAAGCATTCTTTTTTCGTTTCTAATAATAATTTCAGGTGCGTCAAGTTCAATTAATTTTTTCAAACGAGAATTTCTATTAATCACACGGCGATATAAATCATTCACATCAGAAACAGCAAATTTTCCACCATCAAGTGCCACTAATGGTCTTAAATCAGGTGGTAAAACAGGTAAACATGTAATCATCATCCATTCAGGACGATTACCTTCTCCATTTTGAGAGCTTGCTAAAAAGCTTTCTACAACTTTTAATTTTTTAATAATTGCCTGTTTTTTAGACTTAGGTGCTATTTCACATTCTTCTTTTAATTCTCTTACCATATCTACTAAATCAAGTTCAGCTAATAAATCATGAATTACTTCTCCACCCATTCTAGCTTTAAAGCCAGTATCTTCATATCTTTCATTTAAAGCCTGGAATTGTTCTTCGCTGATTACACTATATTTTGTAACTTTTTTATTATCATCATAAGTTGCTGTATGCGCATCTCCAACAGCTTCTACAATATATGCTTCATAGTATAAAACACGGCTTAAATCTTTTGTAGAAATATCTAAAAGCGTTGAAATTCTTGCAGGTATTGCATTTGAATACCAAGTATGAGCCACTGGAGTAACTAATTCAATATGACCCATTCTAGTACGGCGAACTTTACTTGTAGTTACTTCAACCCCACATTTTTCACATTTAACGCCTTTAAAACGCATTTTTTTATATTTTCCGCAAAGGCACTCATAATCTCTAATTGGTCCAAAAATCTTAGCACAAAATAAGCCGTCTCTTTCGGGCTTAAGTGTGCGATAGTTTATAGTTTCTGGTTTTTTTACTTCACCAAATGACCATGAACGAATAGCCTCAGGGCTAGCTATTTTAAACCCTATGGCATCAAATTGACTTGGTCTTTCTTCCTCATTAAGTTGGATTTTTACATATTTTTTATTCATCGTCTCTATCCTCTTTATAAACCTCTACATCTAAAGCTAACGATTTTAACTCGTTTGTAAGAACAAAAAATGTCTCAGGAATTCCTGCTGAAGTTACATTTTCTCCTTTTGCAAGTGCTTTATACGCTGCAAATCTTCCATCAATATCATCAGATTTAATAGTTAGCATTTCTCTTAAGGTATGTGCTGCACCATAAGCTTCTAATGCCCAAACTTCCATCTCTCCAAATCTTTGACCTCCGAATAATGCTTTACCACCAACAGGTTGTTGTGTAACAAGGCTATATGGACCTGTGCTTCTTGCGTGAACTTTCTCATCTACTAAGTGGTGAAGTTTAAGCATATACATAACACCCACATTTACACGTTCTTTCATCTTTTCGCCTGTACGACCATCGTATAGCTCACTTTTGCCATCCATATCTATTCTAGCCATTTCAAATAGCTTTTTAAATTCTTCTGCAGTTACACCTTCAAATACAGGAGCTCCAAATTTAACACCTTTGCTCCAATCTCTTGCATGAATTATAAATTCATCATCACTCATATCTTTTAAATATGTTTTAGCATCCATTAATCTTGAAATATCGCAAATATCAATCATTTTTTGACGTAATTCTTTGATAAAATCAGTTCTTTTTGCATCAAAAATCTCTTGAATTTGCTCTCCTAATCTAAGTCCTACTAAACCTAAATGGCTTTCTAAAATTTGACCTATATTCATACGACTTGGAACCCCAAGTGGATTCAAAACAATATCAACATGACGACCATTTGGTAAATAAGGCATATCAACTTCAGGAACTATGCATGAAACTATACCTTTATTTCCGTGACGACCTGCCATTTTATCCCCAACTTTTAGCTTACGTTTAGTTGCTATATAAACTTTTACAAGTTTTACTATACCATTTTGTAAAATATCATCTTTTTCTAATATTTCTAATTTTTCATCATGCTCTTGTTTTAATGATTTTTTTTCATTTTGGAAATGATTTTTTAAATCATCATAATACTTTTGAACATCCTTAGAATAAGCTTTTATAATGCTTCCTATAGCAAAACGATTTAAATTTAATAAATCATCTTCTTTTACAATTTCACCTTTTTTATAAGATGTTCCACCTATGATTTCAGCTTTTTCTAAAGGAGTTTCTTTTAACAATTTAGCAATCTTTAAATTTTCTTCTCTATCCATCATTAATAATCTATCATGATAGTCTTTTTCTAACACTAAACGTTCAGCATCTTGAGAAGCTTTTGCTCTAGTATCTTTTTCTATTCCTTTTTTTGTAAATACTTTTACATCAATTACAACACCTTCAACACTAGCACCTGCATATAAAGATTTATTAACTACATGACCTGCTTTTTCTCCGAAAATCGCTCTTAATAATCTTTCTTCAGGAGTTGGTTTTACTTCGCCTTTAGGAGAAACTTTACCTACTAAAATCATACCAGGTTTTATATGTGTTCCTATTCTTACAATACCACTTTCATCTAAATGTGCTATATCTTCATCTTTTACATTTGGAATATCACGAGTAATTTCTTCAACACCATCTTTTAATTCACGGGCTTCTATTTCTTTTTCATAAACATGAACGCTAGTAAATGCGTCTTCACGAATCATTTTTTCACTCATTACAATAGCATCCTCGTAGTTGTAACCATTCCAAGGCATAAATGCAATCAAAGCATTTTTACCAATAGCAAGCTCTCCTTGATCCATAGAAGGACCATCTGCAATTACTTGTCCTGCTTTTACTATATCACCTTTTCTTACAATTGGTTTTTGAGAAAATGTT containing:
- the rpoC gene encoding DNA-directed RNA polymerase subunit beta', producing MNKKYVKIQLNEEERPSQFDAIGFKIASPEAIRSWSFGEVKKPETINYRTLKPERDGLFCAKIFGPIRDYECLCGKYKKMRFKGVKCEKCGVEVTTSKVRRTRMGHIELVTPVAHTWYSNAIPARISTLLDISTKDLSRVLYYEAYIVEAVGDAHTATYDDNKKVTKYSVISEEQFQALNERYEDTGFKARMGGEVIHDLLAELDLVDMVRELKEECEIAPKSKKQAIIKKLKVVESFLASSQNGEGNRPEWMMITCLPVLPPDLRPLVALDGGKFAVSDVNDLYRRVINRNSRLKKLIELDAPEIIIRNEKRMLQEAVDSLFDNARKQTGAAKGANKRTLKSLTEIIKGKQGRFRQNLLGKRVDFSGRSVIVVGPKLRMDQCGLPKQMALELFKPHLLAKLEEKGYATTVKQAHKMIGEKTNEVWECLEEVVKDHPVMLNRAPTLHKLSIQAFHPVLVEGKAIQLHPLVCAAFNADFDGDQMAVHVPLSQEAIAECKILMLSSMNILLPASGKAITVPSQDMVLGIYYLSLEKTDAKGANKICTGVDEVLMAMQTGSLDIHASIKSVVNGKSIKTTAGRLIIKSILPDFVPEELWNKVLKKKDIGALVDYVYKNGGLEISASFLDNLKNLGFEYATKAGISISIADIIVPDEKGDSIENAKTKVREIQNSFNQGLITASERYNKIIDIWKNTNNELSKNMINLMKNDKAGFNSIYMMADSGARGSTAQISQLAAMRGLMAKPDGSIIETPITSNFREGLNVLEYFISTHGARKGLADTALKTASAGHLTRKLIDVAQNVKITMNDCGTHEGIEVSEITADGVVVENLHDRIIGRVLADDVIDPISNEVLFNEGTLIDEVKAKSIVQSNIKSVTIRTPITCKAKKGICAKCYGISLAESKLVKTGEAVGIISAQSIGEPGTQLTLRTFHSGGTATTDMQDRQVEVKKEGFIRFYNVQTYKNNEGKQIIANRRNANILLVEPKIKAPFNGTISYIYSHDDISVIVKSGKKEQKYILRRHDVAKVNELAGVSGNLLGKLYLPYKEGDKVVENESIVEVIKEDYNIPRRIPYASELIVEDGAPIAQDIRANAVGRLNYYIQKSDGLEKIELKKGHIVNEKGLFVIISDGNDREAKRYYVPRKSKIEFGSNEIIKNPNDLIVTDASNESHIIAQWDPYNNPIIAESDGVVSFVDIEPGLSVEEQTDELTGNTNLVVNEYLPVSMKPAIVVTKDDGTSIKYQLDSKTIIYVNDNDNVGEAQILAKTPKAATKSKDITGGLPRVTELFEVRKVKNPATLAEIDGIVRLGQASRMRQVITIEGADGNLVEHTIDRHSQIQVRDGEMVHAGERLTDGTITSNDILRILGEKALHHYLISEIQQVYSGQGVAISDKHIEIIISQMLRQVTIIDSGDTKFIVGDVVSKRRFAEENEAVMKFGGSPAIAEPRLTGVTRASVSSDSIISAASFQETTKVLTEASVTGKVDYLEDLKENVVLGRMIPVGTGLYSRAKLQIRKGE